One genomic segment of Candidatus Fukatsuia endosymbiont of Tuberolachnus salignus includes these proteins:
- a CDS encoding IS5 family transposase (programmed frameshift), with protein sequence MKYEQIKVLEEEKFRRLTGVKRSTFEKMIKILNEADKCKQGKGGRKPKLGLEDRLLMALEYLREYRTYFHVSRSDGVSESTCYETIKWIENTLIKHPDFALPGRKALLKSDREYELVLIDATETPIERPPKKQKQFYSGKKKRPTLKTQVIVDKKSKAVICTSFTHGRRHDFRLFKESGVRIHPEIKTVTDTGYQGLGKIHSNSALPKKKTKKNPLTKEDKRNNRELSSQRVLNENVIGMIKRFKIVSDRYRNRRKRFGLRFNLIAAIYNMEIR encoded by the exons ATGAAATATGAACAAATAAAGGTATTGGAAGAGGAAAAATTTCGGCGCTTAACCGGAGTTAAACGCAGTACATTTGAAAAGATGATAAAGATATTGAATGAAGCAGATAAATGTAAGCAAGGGAAAGGAGGTCGGAAACCCAAGCTGGGTTTAGAAGATCGCTTATTAATGGCCCTTGAGTATCTACGGGAATATCGCACTTATTTTCATGTTAGCCGAAGCGATGGGGTGAGTGAGAGCACCTGCTATGAAACGATTAAATGGATAGAAAATACGCTAATAAAGCATCCTGATTTTGCACTCCCTGGACGCAAAGCTTTATTAAAAAGTGATAGGGAGTATGAGCTCGTTCTTATTGATGCCACAGAAACGCCGATTGAACGTCCCC CAAAAAAACAAAAGCAGTTTTACTCAGGAAAAAAGAAACGACCCACCTTAAAAACCCAAGTGATCGTCGATAAAAAAAGCAAAGCAGTCATCTGTACAAGCTTTACTCATGGGAGGCGTCATGATTTTAGGTTGTTCAAAGAGTCTGGCGTGCGAATACATCCTGAAATCAAAACAGTGACAGATACAGGTTACCAAGGGCTTGGCAAGATCCATTCAAACTCGGCGTTGCCTAAGAAAAAGACAAAGAAAAATCCCTTAACAAAAGAAGATAAACGCAACAATCGTGAGTTATCAAGCCAGCGTGTATTAAACGAAAATGTCATTGGTATGATTAAACGATTTAAAATCGTATCAGATCGTTATCGAAACAGGCGAAAACGTTTTGGATTACGATTTAATCTGATTGCAGCAATTTATAACATGGAAATTAGATAA
- a CDS encoding lambda exonuclease family protein, producing the protein MEQRTEAWFAARCGKVTASKLAEVMAKVKTGDAATRKKYRAELICQRLTGKREDTFVTLDMKHGTALEPVARKAYLLREFAVEVTEVGLVDHPTIKGFAASPDGLVNEDGLIEIKCPKTWTHLKTIRTGEPEKKYRLQMHAQMLCTGRRWCDFVSYDNRLPDTLAYFKKHIHFDEALGKEIETEVCKFLQELEDEIEQIKTYGKVA; encoded by the coding sequence ATGGAACAACGAACAGAAGCCTGGTTTGCCGCACGATGTGGCAAAGTGACGGCCAGCAAATTGGCAGAGGTGATGGCAAAAGTCAAAACAGGCGACGCCGCAACGCGAAAAAAATACAGGGCCGAGCTGATTTGCCAGCGTCTGACGGGGAAACGGGAAGACACCTTTGTCACGCTCGACATGAAGCACGGGACAGCACTGGAACCCGTCGCGCGTAAGGCTTACCTATTGCGTGAATTTGCAGTAGAGGTCACGGAAGTGGGGCTCGTCGACCACCCTACCATCAAGGGGTTTGCCGCCAGTCCCGACGGACTGGTTAATGAGGATGGTCTCATCGAAATCAAATGCCCAAAAACCTGGACACATCTGAAAACGATAAGAACAGGTGAACCAGAAAAAAAATACCGCCTGCAAATGCACGCGCAAATGCTGTGTACGGGGCGAAGATGGTGTGACTTTGTCAGCTATGACAATCGACTGCCTGACACATTAGCCTACTTCAAAAAGCACATTCACTTTGATGAGGCACTCGGCAAGGAAATTGAAACCGAAGTGTGCAAATTTCTGCAGGAACTTGAAGATGAAATCGAACAGATTAAAACGTATGGCAAAGTGGCATGA
- a CDS encoding recombinase family protein, giving the protein MNKALVALYARVSSGQQVKNGTIGSQLAAIKDRIREDGHVLPDAMLFIDDGVSGATLIRPQLERLRDYAAAGDIECLYILSPDRLARKYAYQALLMEEFSACGVEVIFICHTPGDTLEDMMLLQMQGMFAEYERAKIMERNRRGKLHGARCGNVGVLSGAPYGYRYIRRQPDGTPAQYIVNLHEASVVRKIFSWAGIERLSLGGVVRRLAEKGIESATGKPGWDRSTVWGMLKNPAYKGLAVFGKTKNCAPRPRVRAARNSADILKNGYSVIRSKPDDGIGIPVPAIINSALFLTVNEQLEENRRHARQGRRGAAYLLQGLTVCGHCRYAYYGKKVSKSAAKGGAQYSYYHCTGTDAYRFGGIRVCDNKQVRTSMLDETVWAQVIALLSEPERLKKEYEQRLTQASEHSGQTADAERLKKQENQLNVGRSRLIDSFAEGLIGKTDFEPRIRVMTLRLAELARQRVKVKQATENQHELLLLVNRVEDFAAAVTERLSTDDFLMKREILRALVKRIEIYRDEIVVVFRVNPGNDTSLEAGSDKTYGRSLPDCLRSKFSLAR; this is encoded by the coding sequence ATGAACAAGGCACTGGTCGCACTCTACGCCCGCGTTTCTTCCGGGCAACAGGTAAAAAATGGCACCATCGGCAGTCAGCTTGCAGCAATCAAGGACCGCATCCGTGAGGACGGCCACGTGTTGCCTGACGCCATGCTCTTTATCGATGATGGTGTCAGCGGTGCTACACTTATCCGCCCGCAACTAGAGCGCCTGAGGGACTACGCGGCGGCAGGCGATATTGAATGCCTGTACATCCTGTCGCCCGACAGGCTAGCCCGTAAATACGCCTATCAGGCTCTGCTGATGGAAGAGTTCAGCGCCTGCGGCGTGGAGGTTATCTTTATCTGTCACACCCCCGGCGACACGCTGGAAGACATGATGCTTCTGCAGATGCAGGGGATGTTTGCTGAATATGAGCGGGCAAAGATTATGGAGCGCAACCGGCGTGGTAAGCTTCACGGTGCACGCTGTGGTAATGTCGGTGTCCTTTCCGGTGCACCTTACGGTTATCGGTATATCCGCAGGCAGCCGGACGGGACACCCGCACAGTATATTGTCAACCTTCATGAAGCCTCCGTGGTCAGGAAGATATTTAGTTGGGCTGGCATAGAGCGCCTGAGTCTAGGCGGTGTGGTCAGACGTCTGGCTGAGAAAGGCATAGAAAGCGCCACCGGCAAACCCGGCTGGGACCGCAGTACGGTATGGGGCATGTTAAAGAACCCCGCTTACAAAGGACTTGCTGTGTTCGGAAAAACGAAAAACTGCGCCCCCCGTCCCCGGGTGAGAGCAGCGCGCAACAGTGCAGATATCCTCAAGAACGGTTATTCAGTAATACGAAGTAAGCCGGATGACGGCATCGGGATCCCTGTGCCTGCCATCATCAACAGCGCTCTTTTCTTGACGGTCAACGAACAGCTGGAAGAAAACCGCCGACATGCACGACAGGGGCGCCGGGGAGCCGCTTATCTCTTACAGGGGCTGACTGTGTGCGGCCACTGTCGCTATGCGTATTATGGCAAAAAAGTCAGTAAATCTGCGGCAAAAGGGGGGGCGCAGTATTCTTATTACCACTGTACTGGGACGGATGCTTACCGCTTTGGGGGCATTCGGGTGTGTGACAATAAACAGGTCAGGACATCCATGCTGGATGAAACGGTCTGGGCACAGGTCATTGCGCTGCTGTCTGAGCCGGAACGGCTGAAAAAAGAATATGAGCAGCGTCTAACGCAGGCGTCAGAGCACAGTGGACAGACCGCAGATGCTGAGCGTCTGAAAAAGCAAGAAAATCAGCTAAACGTGGGGCGGTCCCGATTGATTGATAGTTTTGCCGAAGGGCTGATTGGCAAAACAGACTTTGAACCACGGATCAGAGTGATGACGCTCAGGCTGGCGGAACTTGCGCGCCAGAGAGTGAAGGTGAAACAGGCCACAGAGAACCAGCATGAGTTGCTGCTACTGGTTAACCGGGTGGAGGATTTTGCTGCTGCGGTCACGGAACGCCTGAGTACGGACGATTTTCTGATGAAGCGAGAAATTCTGCGTGCGCTGGTGAAACGGATAGAAATTTATCGTGATGAAATTGTGGTGGTTTTTCGGGTGAATCCCGGGAATGATACCAGCCTGGAAGCAGGATCAGACAAAACATATGGCAGAAGTTTGCCAGATTGTTTGCGGAGTAAGTTCTCCCTTGCTCGCTAA
- a CDS encoding DUF669 domain-containing protein has product MNEVIFTYHQEAALAAGQSGFISESGAYIVTLTEAKYMTSPSGAKSIEFSVETEDGRKAHYLNLYYEKKDSTPNPYGVNLINAMMGCTGIKQLTRVVKDINAPLAPELIGKKIGLVLQKTLKTKSDGKDTYSLDIQLPFFAQTRQTLQEKMAGKPATTLNKIVANLKDKDERQPRANLSPSSPGKPLYMPSSLPQSNLTPSTDFNDDGDDIPF; this is encoded by the coding sequence ATGAATGAGGTCATCTTTACGTATCATCAAGAAGCGGCGCTCGCCGCCGGCCAAAGCGGGTTTATCAGTGAGTCAGGCGCGTATATTGTCACTCTCACTGAAGCGAAATACATGACCAGTCCCAGTGGGGCCAAATCGATTGAATTTTCTGTCGAAACGGAGGATGGACGCAAAGCCCACTACCTGAACCTGTATTATGAAAAGAAAGACAGCACGCCCAACCCCTACGGCGTCAACCTGATCAACGCCATGATGGGCTGTACCGGCATTAAGCAACTCACCCGTGTCGTGAAAGACATCAACGCCCCTCTGGCTCCCGAATTAATCGGTAAGAAAATTGGACTTGTGTTGCAAAAAACACTGAAGACCAAAAGCGATGGCAAGGACACCTACAGCTTGGATATCCAGTTGCCTTTTTTCGCCCAAACCCGTCAGACATTACAAGAGAAAATGGCAGGCAAACCCGCCACCACCCTGAATAAAATCGTGGCTAACCTGAAGGATAAAGATGAACGCCAACCGAGGGCAAATCTGTCTCCGTCGTCACCCGGTAAGCCGTTATACATGCCCTCTTCACTGCCACAAAGCAACCTGACGCCGTCTACCGATTTTAATGACGACGGGGATGACATCCCGTTTTGA
- a CDS encoding transcriptional regulator gives MANIDITQFPELREVFPELTPVQFETAMLFSLGVSQKEISELRSISYKVVKQTLEAAKIKFEPRSLHGLLTIFHVRLVLFALQQCVR, from the coding sequence ATGGCTAACATCGATATTACCCAATTTCCTGAATTACGGGAAGTGTTTCCTGAATTAACACCGGTGCAATTTGAAACGGCGATGCTGTTCTCTTTGGGTGTGTCACAAAAAGAAATTTCAGAATTGCGATCAATTTCGTACAAAGTGGTGAAACAGACACTGGAGGCGGCAAAAATCAAATTTGAGCCTCGTTCACTTCATGGTCTACTCACTATCTTCCATGTGCGTCTTGTGCTGTTTGCTTTGCAGCAATGTGTAAGATGA
- a CDS encoding excisionase has product MEISLKQWNQNQPRPRCMEQVRRWVRSGAIQPPPRLDGREYLVNANAVKIDPTTPASYAGKRLMERLYHGTQKKTG; this is encoded by the coding sequence ATGGAAATCAGCCTCAAGCAATGGAATCAAAATCAGCCTCGCCCACGTTGCATGGAACAAGTACGTCGATGGGTCCGCTCTGGTGCCATCCAACCGCCACCACGGCTCGATGGCAGAGAATACCTTGTTAACGCTAATGCCGTGAAGATTGACCCCACAACCCCCGCCAGTTACGCCGGAAAGCGCTTAATGGAGAGACTGTATCATGGCACGCAAAAGAAAACCGGCTAA
- a CDS encoding site-specific integrase yields MARKRKPANRDLPPNLYVRNNGYYCYRDPRTGKEYGLGSVKRIAINEAIAMNMQIFDQRYSLVDRINEVNTLSVTEWAARFKEKLHQRGLRSNTIRDYQSRLTAITHAFPDSTLNTLTTKEIAEFLNSYSVQGKTSSAKLIRSLLIDMFNEAIAEGHLATNPATATKNPRVQIQRERLSLEEFLAIRGVANQQQPWVGLGMDLALLTGQRVGDIQRMKWQDIHDGKWWVEQQKTGMKLAIPLTLSLEIINKNFEGILNNCRQQIKGEEYVFMGSKKINLSPTRLSKGFARSREKSGLKWQGTPPSFHEIRSLSARLHSEARGKDFAQKLLGHKSSAMTDKYRDSRGSEWDKI; encoded by the coding sequence ATGGCACGCAAAAGAAAACCGGCTAACCGAGACCTGCCCCCCAATCTGTATGTCCGCAATAACGGCTACTATTGCTACCGAGACCCCCGCACAGGTAAGGAATACGGCCTAGGGAGCGTGAAACGTATCGCGATCAACGAAGCGATTGCCATGAACATGCAGATTTTTGACCAACGCTACAGTTTAGTAGACAGGATCAACGAGGTTAATACACTATCGGTGACGGAATGGGCAGCTAGATTTAAGGAAAAATTGCATCAACGCGGCCTTCGGTCTAACACTATCAGAGACTACCAATCAAGACTAACGGCCATCACTCATGCTTTTCCTGATAGTACATTGAACACCCTTACCACTAAAGAAATTGCTGAATTTTTAAATAGTTACAGTGTTCAAGGGAAAACCTCTAGTGCAAAATTAATCCGCAGCTTGTTGATCGATATGTTTAATGAAGCCATTGCAGAAGGGCATTTGGCAACTAATCCGGCTACAGCGACGAAGAATCCTCGCGTACAGATACAGCGAGAACGTTTATCACTGGAAGAATTTCTTGCGATTAGAGGGGTAGCAAACCAGCAGCAACCGTGGGTGGGATTAGGCATGGATCTAGCGTTACTGACAGGTCAGCGGGTGGGAGATATCCAACGGATGAAATGGCAAGATATTCATGATGGGAAATGGTGGGTAGAGCAACAGAAGACAGGGATGAAATTGGCGATACCTTTAACCTTGAGTTTGGAAATAATTAATAAAAACTTTGAAGGCATTCTCAATAATTGTCGACAACAAATAAAGGGAGAAGAGTATGTCTTTATGGGAAGTAAAAAAATTAACCTCAGTCCTACACGTTTGTCTAAAGGTTTTGCAAGGTCAAGAGAAAAATCAGGCTTAAAATGGCAGGGTACACCACCTTCATTTCACGAAATCAGAAGTTTATCAGCGAGGCTGCACAGTGAAGCCAGAGGTAAGGATTTTGCACAAAAATTATTGGGACACAAATCCTCTGCCATGACAGATAAATACCGTGATAGCAGAGGGAGTGAGTGGGACAAAATTTGA
- a CDS encoding helix-turn-helix transcriptional regulator, with protein MMENSQDVWGIKNCDSRFIYTNRAFFDFFNLPQGFDVIGRRDDELPTCIAEFSLITQKLEREVIKSVQKITLIKTHFFGREQKLQPYLYETFPLHNKRKKCIGTVFYGRKLAIISLPHYVDKLTATLLLEPPSNLFTQSELRIVFYLLRTMSAKEIGKKLARSHRTIENRIRILYQKAKVHSLLDFKHFCHQTGFDRTVPHAFIRPGIQFIE; from the coding sequence ATGATGGAAAATAGTCAAGATGTTTGGGGAATAAAAAACTGTGACTCACGGTTTATTTATACCAATCGTGCTTTTTTTGACTTTTTCAATTTGCCACAAGGATTTGATGTGATAGGGCGGCGTGATGATGAACTTCCTACGTGTATTGCAGAATTTTCTTTAATAACTCAAAAATTGGAAAGAGAGGTTATAAAAAGCGTGCAAAAAATTACCCTCATTAAAACGCATTTTTTTGGTCGTGAACAGAAACTGCAACCTTATTTATACGAAACCTTTCCGTTGCATAATAAAAGAAAGAAATGCATCGGCACCGTTTTTTATGGCAGAAAACTGGCTATTATTTCACTGCCACACTACGTGGACAAGCTGACTGCCACGCTATTATTGGAACCGCCCTCGAATCTCTTCACACAATCTGAACTGAGGATAGTCTTTTATTTATTACGCACGATGAGTGCCAAGGAAATAGGTAAAAAATTGGCACGTTCTCATCGCACAATAGAAAATAGAATTCGTATTCTATACCAAAAGGCGAAAGTGCATTCATTGCTGGACTTTAAACATTTTTGTCATCAAACCGGCTTTGACCGCACTGTTCCCCACGCGTTTATACGCCCCGGGATACAGTTTATTGAGTAG
- a CDS encoding Rha family transcriptional regulator has protein sequence MSNVITLYQQVKMSSREIARLTGKQHKDVLYDCRKMFEVLTIQSADFSADYKDASRRTYQEYLLDQDLTMTLVMGYSIPLRHKVATRWRELEEQATRPVCVLPNFEDPPVAAMAWAEQFREKMRLALVNKEQEEELHALKSLFKEGMTIPQFCKMLNGINTQQINHCLAKRNWLYNESKSHTRWRATSYARDRYLTEHQHKISIHSGDDFIKYRPVLLRKGAIRLFYLYRKNKLPIKT, from the coding sequence ATGTCAAATGTCATCACTCTCTATCAACAGGTAAAAATGTCTAGCCGCGAAATTGCTCGACTAACGGGTAAACAGCATAAGGACGTACTTTATGACTGTAGAAAAATGTTTGAAGTGCTCACTATTCAATCGGCGGACTTTTCCGCCGATTACAAAGACGCCAGTCGTCGCACCTATCAGGAATATTTACTTGACCAGGATTTAACCATGACATTGGTCATGGGTTACAGTATTCCACTTCGCCATAAAGTCGCCACTCGCTGGCGGGAGCTAGAAGAGCAAGCAACACGGCCTGTCTGCGTATTGCCTAATTTCGAAGATCCACCGGTTGCGGCTATGGCATGGGCAGAGCAGTTTCGCGAAAAAATGAGACTGGCCTTAGTAAATAAAGAACAGGAAGAGGAATTACACGCGTTAAAAAGTCTCTTTAAAGAAGGGATGACGATCCCTCAATTTTGCAAAATGCTCAACGGTATTAATACACAACAGATTAATCACTGTTTGGCGAAAAGAAATTGGCTTTATAACGAAAGTAAATCCCATACCCGCTGGCGTGCAACCTCTTATGCGCGTGACCGATATTTGACGGAACATCAACATAAAATCAGCATTCATAGCGGTGATGACTTTATCAAGTACCGACCGGTTTTACTGCGCAAAGGGGCAATTCGATTGTTTTATCTCTATCGCAAAAATAAGCTGCCAATAAAAACATAA
- a CDS encoding IS110 family transposase has product MGESAMDKTAVGIDVAKLKFDVAVWVERKKYKTKAFPNTPSGFSQLLKWLIPYGDCHICLEATGSYSVPLAMFLVDNGIDVSLENPSRIHAFGESELSRNKTDQGDAKMIVRYCALHTPVLWTPPPLSERQLTALVRHLKSLEEMRQMQENRQSVADDVVQSSLLEIISALKQQIQATKEKIKNHIDNDPDLKKNKALLESIPGIGEILSASLLAYVGNVSKFTNSKAVVAYAGLNPKLCESGLFKGRSRLSKRGHTELRKALYMPALAALSCNPIVKAQWQRLVSRHKGGKMGVCAAMRKLLQLAYGVLKSGIPFDTKIALAS; this is encoded by the coding sequence ATGGGAGAATCAGCCATGGACAAGACCGCAGTGGGTATTGATGTTGCCAAATTAAAATTCGATGTTGCAGTGTGGGTAGAGAGAAAAAAGTATAAAACAAAAGCATTCCCGAATACCCCCTCTGGATTTAGCCAACTACTGAAATGGCTTATCCCTTACGGGGATTGTCATATTTGTCTCGAAGCCACAGGGAGTTACAGTGTTCCACTGGCTATGTTCTTAGTTGATAATGGCATTGACGTCAGCCTAGAAAACCCATCACGTATTCATGCCTTTGGTGAGAGTGAACTGAGTCGGAACAAGACGGATCAGGGGGATGCAAAAATGATAGTGCGCTACTGCGCACTGCATACACCTGTCCTCTGGACTCCTCCTCCCTTGAGCGAACGTCAATTAACCGCGCTAGTACGCCATCTAAAGAGTTTAGAGGAAATGAGGCAAATGCAAGAAAATCGGCAATCAGTGGCTGACGATGTCGTTCAATCCTCACTGCTTGAAATCATTTCTGCACTTAAACAACAAATCCAGGCCACCAAAGAAAAAATAAAAAACCATATCGATAACGATCCTGACTTAAAGAAAAATAAAGCGTTGCTGGAGAGTATTCCTGGTATCGGTGAAATACTAAGTGCCAGTTTGCTGGCGTATGTGGGTAATGTGTCAAAATTCACTAACAGTAAGGCAGTGGTGGCCTATGCCGGGCTTAACCCAAAACTTTGTGAATCAGGTTTATTTAAAGGACGGAGCCGCCTATCAAAACGGGGTCATACCGAGCTCAGGAAAGCGTTGTATATGCCCGCTCTGGCTGCCCTTTCTTGTAATCCGATAGTGAAAGCACAGTGGCAACGACTCGTATCACGCCATAAAGGGGGTAAAATGGGCGTCTGTGCGGCAATGCGCAAATTACTCCAACTGGCGTATGGTGTGCTGAAATCAGGCATCCCATTCGATACAAAAATAGCACTTGCATCATGA
- a CDS encoding reverse transcriptase domain-containing protein, with amino-acid sequence MIAKAENTSLERVRVLQRKLYLAAKTNPTRKFGVLYDKVCQIDVLWMAYKQVRANKGAPGIDQQTSEVIEKEVGVGSFLAEIQTKLMEKRYTPLPVKRVYIPKADGTQRPLGIPVIADRVVQAAVKIVIEPLFEATFKDCSYGFRPRKNAQQALREIYKWLNFKCHWVVDADLKSYFDTIPHDKLLLSVRTRVIDRSVVKLIEMWLKAGAMEEMKIRKETTGTPQGGVITPQTIVQTFA; translated from the coding sequence GTGATTGCGAAAGCTGAAAACACGTCGCTAGAAAGAGTGCGAGTACTGCAACGAAAGTTATACCTAGCAGCCAAGACGAATCCAACACGGAAATTCGGCGTGCTGTATGACAAGGTGTGTCAGATCGATGTGTTATGGATGGCCTACAAGCAAGTCCGAGCCAACAAAGGTGCCCCAGGCATCGACCAGCAGACTTCTGAAGTCATTGAAAAGGAAGTTGGAGTTGGGTCATTCTTGGCTGAAATCCAAACAAAACTCATGGAAAAGAGGTACACGCCTCTGCCGGTCAAACGGGTGTACATCCCCAAGGCTGACGGAACGCAAAGACCTCTAGGCATTCCCGTTATCGCAGATCGTGTTGTTCAGGCAGCGGTGAAAATTGTTATCGAACCTCTTTTTGAGGCTACCTTCAAGGATTGCTCGTATGGCTTCCGGCCTCGGAAGAATGCACAACAAGCATTGCGGGAAATCTACAAGTGGCTGAATTTCAAGTGCCACTGGGTGGTAGATGCGGATTTGAAGTCGTACTTTGACACAATTCCGCACGATAAATTACTGCTGTCCGTTCGAACCAGAGTCATTGATCGCTCGGTTGTAAAGCTGATCGAGATGTGGCTTAAAGCTGGAGCGATGGAAGAGATGAAAATCCGGAAGGAGACGACCGGTACGCCGCAAGGGGGAGTGATTACTCCGCAAACAATAGTGCAAACTTTCGCGTAA
- a CDS encoding Rpn family recombination-promoting nuclease/putative transposase, which produces MKAIISPHDAFCKKFLGNLEVARDFLKTHLPPAILEKCDLSTLKVEDCSFVDENLRQYFSDIVYSMQMNDGSKAYIQCIIEHQSNPKLLMTFRELRYCVGIWQKYFDKNPNEKLPIVVPILFYHGKRRPYPYSRDLMDCFVDPELAREIYTKPFPLVDISVIPDEEIMTHGHVALMELVQKHIYMRDMINIVGPIAELLNKGYTNRELFHALLYYITYQGETKNTEKFFKALVDQTPTYREDIMTITQQLEKRGEKRGIEQGLEQGMQQGMQQGEKKASLKIAKELLSRGINRDVIKTATGLSDQDIKNIEVLLH; this is translated from the coding sequence ATGAAAGCAATAATTTCTCCTCACGACGCCTTCTGTAAGAAGTTTTTGGGCAATCTTGAGGTGGCACGAGACTTTTTGAAAACACATTTACCGCCCGCTATTTTGGAGAAATGTGACCTTTCTACACTGAAAGTAGAAGATTGCTCCTTTGTTGATGAAAATTTGAGACAATATTTCTCTGATATTGTTTATTCAATGCAGATGAACGACGGCAGCAAGGCGTACATTCAGTGTATTATCGAACATCAAAGCAACCCGAAACTTTTGATGACGTTTCGTGAATTACGCTATTGTGTGGGGATTTGGCAAAAATATTTTGACAAAAACCCGAACGAAAAATTACCTATTGTGGTGCCGATATTGTTTTATCACGGGAAAAGGCGGCCCTATCCTTACAGCAGGGATTTGATGGATTGTTTTGTTGACCCGGAGCTAGCCAGAGAAATCTACACCAAGCCGTTTCCTTTGGTGGATATTAGCGTTATTCCTGATGAGGAAATCATGACACACGGCCATGTGGCGTTGATGGAACTGGTGCAAAAACACATTTACATGCGTGATATGATAAACATTGTCGGACCCATTGCAGAACTATTGAATAAAGGTTATACAAACCGTGAATTGTTCCACGCTTTGCTCTATTATATCACCTACCAAGGGGAAACGAAGAATACTGAAAAGTTCTTCAAAGCGCTCGTGGATCAGACACCCACTTACCGTGAGGACATTATGACAATTACACAACAACTCGAAAAACGGGGCGAAAAACGAGGCATAGAACAAGGTCTGGAACAAGGCATGCAACAAGGCATGCAACAGGGTGAAAAAAAAGCATCCTTAAAAATTGCGAAAGAACTTCTCTCTCGAGGGATAAATCGCGATGTAATTAAAACGGCTACTGGACTTTCTGACCAAGATATTAAAAATATTGAAGTATTGCTACATTAA
- a CDS encoding group II intron maturase-specific domain-containing protein, with amino-acid sequence MAEVCQIVCGVSSPLLANLYLHWLDSTWEKKAFGKRPHDAHIVRYADDFVILCSKRPEFYLDQAKKVLDRLGLTLNAKKTRIVNAMKEPFDFLGHRFAVQPSKVTGELKTFYYPTPKAMKSVKQKIRDVVRKGQHWDWPTLVKEKVNPILRGWGNYFKTGNSRKHFLSIANYTIWTLCIMLRKKHKKRGKGWRDHPPSWFYDYHGLFKLYSLSVTGDEGSRYARPVPS; translated from the coding sequence ATGGCAGAAGTTTGCCAGATTGTTTGCGGAGTAAGTTCTCCCTTGCTCGCTAATCTCTACCTGCACTGGCTTGATTCGACGTGGGAGAAAAAGGCGTTCGGTAAACGTCCGCATGATGCTCATATCGTGCGATATGCCGACGATTTTGTGATTTTGTGCAGCAAGCGCCCGGAGTTTTATCTGGATCAGGCCAAGAAAGTCTTAGACCGACTTGGGTTGACGCTTAATGCCAAGAAAACGCGGATAGTTAATGCCATGAAAGAGCCGTTTGACTTTCTAGGTCACAGGTTCGCAGTTCAACCATCGAAAGTGACGGGCGAGTTGAAGACCTTTTACTATCCGACTCCCAAGGCTATGAAGTCTGTTAAGCAGAAAATCCGTGATGTTGTCCGAAAAGGGCAGCACTGGGATTGGCCCACATTGGTGAAAGAAAAGGTAAACCCGATTCTTCGCGGATGGGGGAATTACTTCAAGACAGGTAATTCAAGGAAGCATTTCTTGAGCATAGCGAATTACACGATATGGACACTCTGCATCATGTTGCGGAAGAAGCACAAGAAACGGGGTAAGGGGTGGAGGGACCACCCGCCGTCCTGGTTCTACGATTACCACGGGCTGTTTAAGCTGTACAGCCTGTCCGTAACCGGAGATGAAGGGAGTCGGTATGCCCGACCTGTGCCGTCGTAA